The DNA window CGGTCAGGGTGGGTGGGGGAGGGGGTCGCCAGGGATCAACGCGGGCTACGCAGGAGCGCCAGCGCCCGCGTCAGCTTGTCACGCGGTGTGTAGAAATGCGGAGACCAGCGGATGGCGTCCCCACGAACCGCACAGACGACCCCGTGTTCGCGGAGCCTCCGGTACAGGGTGGCGACCTCTCCGTCTCGGGGGCGGAAGCTCACGATGCCGGACAAGCGCCGCTCCGCACCCGGGCTCAGCACCTTGGCGCCGAGATTTTCAAGTTGATCCAATAGATACCGCGTATTATTGATAACCGTTCTACTGATCCCGGCGATACCCAGCTCCTGGATCAGCGACAGGCTCGCCGAGAAGGCGTGGGCACCCAGGAGGTTCGGGCTGCCGCACTCGAAGCGTCTGGCGCTGCCGGCGACACGCCAGGTCTTGCTGTCGTAGTCACCGGGACGGGCCGTCATGTGCCAGCCGTACTCGCTGGGCCTCAGCCGGTCCCAGACGCGTTCGGCGACATAGAAGAGCGCGATGCCCTCGGGTCCGAGCAGCCACTTGTGGGCGTCGGCCGCCACGAAGTCCGCGTGACAAGTCGCGACATCCAGCGGCAAGGCGCCCAAGCCCTGGATGGCATCGACACAGAACAGGATCCCGCGCGCCCGGCAGAACACCCCGAGCGCGTCCAGATCGACGCGGAATCCGCTCGCGAACTGCACGGAGCTGATGGTGAGGAGCCGTGTGTGCCGATCGCAGGCGGCCACGAGCGCCGATTCCAGATCGCCGTCCGGGGGCAGCGCGACCTCACGCAAGGTCACGCCGCGCTCCGAGAGTGCCTGCCACGGGATGCGGTTGCTCGGGAACTCCTCTGCACAGGTGACGATGTTGTCGCCGCGGGACCAGCACAGGCCGCCGGCCACGAAGGACAGCCCCTCGGAGGTGTTCTTGAGGAGCGCGATCTCGTCCGTCGATGCGGCGTTGATCAAGGACCGAAGCTGGTCCCGCAGCCTGATCTCGGTCTCGATCCACCGCTCGTAGTGCAGCGGCCCGGAGACGATGTTCTCTTGCGCGAAGCGCTGAACGGCCAAGGCGGCGCGGCGCGGCCAGGGCGAGACCCCGGCGTGGTTGAGATAGATGAGGTCCTCGGGCTGGGGGAACTCGAAGGCCAGATCGGCGGGGGTCACGACCAGAATCAGGACGAGGCGGGGGGGGTCGGCATAGGCTAGTTCGTATAATGTATATTATGTTAAATATGGTGCCCTCACCGCGACAGCCGTCTGGCGAACACCTCGGCCGGGAGCGCCGCATCGAACAGGAAGCCCTGACACCTGAAGCAACCGTATCGGCACAGAAGCAGGCGCTGCGCCTCGGTCTCGACCCCCTCGGCGACGACGCCCAAGCGCAGGTTCTTGGCCATGGCGATGATCGCCTTGACCAACGCGGCGTCGCTGGGATCGACCGTGAGGCCCCGCACGAAGGACTGATCGATCTTGAGCGTGTCGATGGGAAAACGCCTGAGGTACCCCAAAGACGAATACCCGGTGCCGAAGTCATCGACGGCGAGCGCTACGCCGAGCTGCGAGAGTTCCGTCACCGCAACGAGCGTTCGCTCCTGGACCATTGCGCCCTCGGTGAGCTCCAGACCCAGGCAGCGCGGCGGCATGCCCGTGCGTAGCGAGCAGCTCCGACAGGGTGTGCACGAACCCCGGGTCGGTTAGTTGCCGCGGGGAGACGTTGACATCGATCCGAGGCACCGAAAGCCCCAGCGCCATCCAGTGCTTGATCTGGCGCAGCGCCTCCTCGATCACCCAGCGACCGATCGCATGGATCTGGCCCGTCTCTTCCGCGATCGGGATGAAGCTGGCGGGCGAGATCCAACCCCGTTCGGGGTGCTTCCAGCGTAGCAGCGCTTCGGCTCCGACGATCCGGGTGTCTCGCGTCTGGACCTGCGGTTGATAATGGAGCGTAAGCTCACCCTTGCGCAGCGCGCGGCGCAACTCGTTGTCCAGAAACAGGCGCTCGCGAGCGGCCGCGTCCATGGCCTCGGTGAAGAACTGGTAGGTATTCCCGCCCCGGTCCTTCGCCTGATACACGGCGGTGTCGGCGCGTTTGATCAGATCGGTGACGTTGGTTCCATCCCACGGATATAGGGTGACCCCGATGCTGGTCGAGACCTCGACCTCCTGGCCCTCG is part of the Pseudomonadota bacterium genome and encodes:
- a CDS encoding aminotransferase class V-fold PLP-dependent enzyme; the encoded protein is MTPADLAFEFPQPEDLIYLNHAGVSPWPRRAALAVQRFAQENIVSGPLHYERWIETEIRLRDQLRSLINAASTDEIALLKNTSEGLSFVAGGLCWSRGDNIVTCAEEFPSNRIPWQALSERGVTLREVALPPDGDLESALVAACDRHTRLLTISSVQFASGFRVDLDALGVFCRARGILFCVDAIQGLGALPLDVATCHADFVAADAHKWLLGPEGIALFYVAERVWDRLRPSEYGWHMTARPGDYDSKTWRVAGSARRFECGSPNLLGAHAFSASLSLIQELGIAGISRTVINNTRYLLDQLENLGAKVLSPGAERRLSGIVSFRPRDGEVATLYRRLREHGVVCAVRGDAIRWSPHFYTPRDKLTRALALLRSPR
- a CDS encoding EAL domain-containing protein — protein: MVQERTLVAVTELSQLGVALAVDDFGTGYSSLGYLRRFPIDTLKIDQSFVRGLTVDPSDAALVKAIIAMAKNLRLGVVAEGVETEAQRLLLCRYGCFRCQGFLFDAALPAEVFARRLSR